One genomic window of Micromonospora sp. WMMD1128 includes the following:
- a CDS encoding SapB/AmfS family lanthipeptide, with protein sequence MVLLDLQGMELPAAERTGGGSRASLLLCGDSSLSVTTCK encoded by the coding sequence ATGGTTCTGCTCGATCTCCAGGGCATGGAACTGCCGGCCGCCGAGCGCACCGGCGGTGGCAGCCGCGCCAGCCTGCTGCTCTGCGGCGACAGCTCGCTGAGCGTCACCACCTGCAAGTGA
- a CDS encoding ABC transporter ATP-binding protein: MTTVGATTRAALAQRRGPLLRLAGWSLAEALPAALTGLLTARAVDDGFLAGRPGVGLAWLGLLAVAVLVGALGTRQAYGLLGDVVEPFRDDLLRRVVAGTLAGATGGRGDDAAVTRLTHQVEMVRDTWAGLLMVVRGFVFAAGAAVVGLCSLAAPVALLVTGPVLAGLLLFAAALPAMVARQREYVLAGERLGRDAVVAVAGHRDVTVSGTGDRVVGWLGGHVDAQARVERRLAVMAAARSLSLAVGGWLPVPLLLVAAPWLLRQGLGPGALLGALVYVVRGIQPALHTLFQGVAAGGLRFVVTLDRLLTTCVPPEGSAVAAAPSPRDPAAPALSLRAVTFRYGPDAVPVLDGFDLVVPAGDHLVIVGASGIGKSTLAGLMAGVLRPGAGAVHVAGTPTATATAAELAAHRVLIPQEAYVFTGTVRDNVRYLRPDLDDAAIDRAADRMGLADLVARLGGLDATLRPAGLSAGERQQVALLRAWLSPAPLVILDEATCHLDPATEARLETAFATRPGTLVVIAHRISSAARARRVLLLDGGYAHLDSHRGLLAGSAAYRELVGYWAGDGVRSSRTPGRSAPLPSGSAPRSSP, translated from the coding sequence GTGACCACGGTGGGCGCGACGACCCGCGCGGCGCTGGCGCAGCGTCGCGGTCCGCTGCTGCGCCTGGCCGGCTGGTCGCTTGCGGAGGCGCTGCCAGCGGCGTTGACCGGGCTGCTGACCGCCCGTGCCGTGGACGACGGGTTCCTGGCCGGCCGGCCCGGCGTCGGGCTGGCGTGGCTGGGCCTGCTGGCGGTCGCCGTGCTCGTCGGCGCGCTCGGCACCCGGCAGGCGTACGGGCTGCTGGGTGACGTGGTGGAGCCGTTCCGGGACGACCTGCTGCGGCGGGTGGTGGCGGGGACACTCGCGGGCGCGACGGGCGGGCGGGGCGACGACGCGGCGGTGACCCGGCTGACCCACCAGGTGGAGATGGTCCGGGACACCTGGGCGGGCCTGCTGATGGTGGTCCGGGGTTTCGTGTTCGCCGCCGGCGCCGCCGTGGTCGGCCTCTGCTCCCTGGCCGCTCCGGTCGCGCTGCTTGTCACCGGGCCGGTCCTCGCCGGTCTCCTGCTCTTCGCCGCCGCGCTGCCGGCGATGGTCGCCCGGCAACGGGAGTACGTCCTGGCCGGTGAGCGGCTCGGCCGGGACGCGGTCGTGGCGGTGGCCGGGCACCGCGACGTCACGGTCAGCGGGACCGGGGACCGGGTCGTCGGCTGGCTCGGCGGTCACGTCGACGCGCAGGCGCGGGTGGAGCGGCGGCTGGCCGTCATGGCCGCCGCGCGGAGCCTGAGCCTGGCCGTCGGCGGGTGGCTGCCGGTGCCGCTGCTGCTGGTGGCCGCCCCGTGGCTGCTTCGGCAGGGCCTCGGACCGGGCGCGCTGCTCGGGGCGCTCGTCTACGTGGTCCGCGGCATCCAGCCGGCGCTGCACACGCTGTTCCAGGGCGTGGCGGCCGGCGGTCTCCGCTTCGTGGTCACCCTCGACCGGCTGCTGACGACCTGCGTACCCCCGGAGGGGTCGGCGGTCGCGGCGGCCCCGTCGCCGCGCGACCCGGCCGCGCCCGCGCTGTCGCTGCGGGCGGTGACGTTCCGGTACGGCCCGGACGCGGTGCCGGTGCTCGACGGCTTCGACCTGGTCGTGCCGGCCGGTGACCACCTGGTGATCGTCGGCGCGAGCGGGATCGGCAAGTCCACCCTCGCGGGCCTGATGGCGGGCGTGCTGCGCCCCGGGGCCGGCGCCGTCCACGTGGCCGGGACGCCGACCGCCACGGCCACCGCCGCCGAGCTGGCCGCGCACCGGGTGTTGATCCCGCAGGAGGCGTACGTGTTCACCGGCACGGTCCGGGACAACGTCCGCTACCTGCGACCCGACCTCGACGACGCGGCCATCGATCGGGCGGCGGACCGGATGGGCCTGGCCGACCTGGTGGCCCGGCTCGGCGGACTCGACGCGACGTTGCGGCCGGCGGGCCTGTCCGCCGGGGAACGCCAGCAGGTGGCGCTGCTGCGGGCCTGGCTGTCCCCGGCGCCGCTGGTCATCCTCGACGAGGCGACCTGCCACCTGGACCCGGCCACCGAGGCGCGCCTGGAGACGGCGTTCGCCACCCGGCCCGGGACGCTCGTGGTGATCGCGCACCGGATCAGTTCGGCGGCGCGGGCCCGCCGGGTGCTGCTGCTCGACGGCGGGTACGCCCACCTGGACAGCCATCGCGGCCTGCTGGCCGGTTCGGCGGCCTACCGGGAGCTGGTGGGCTACTGGGCCGGCGACGGGGTCAGATCCAGCAGGACTCCCGGGCGATCCGCACCGCTTCCAAGCGGGTCCGCGCCCCGGTCTTCGCCATGA
- a CDS encoding SapB/AmfS family lanthipeptide, whose protein sequence is MTLLDLQGMELPTVERTGGGSQASLLLCGDSSLSVTTCN, encoded by the coding sequence ATGACTCTGCTCGACCTCCAGGGAATGGAACTGCCGACCGTCGAGCGCACCGGCGGTGGCAGCCAGGCCAGCCTGCTGCTCTGCGGCGACAGCTCGCTGAGCGTCACCACCTGCAACTGA
- a CDS encoding ABC transporter ATP-binding protein, producing MTPADRLALRAVAFAGWWTPSLAVLAVVEAAAELALPAVLGRAVDAVVGAAPQSSADRWIAVVAALVLVLIGTRAASDFGDGVAGARSVAALRHALVRHLFTLDPRTVARRPVGDLVGRLVGQVADAGQAAPTVVLAGSVLLPPLGSLVALTLLDPWLGLTFVVGLLLLALLLRRFVSEASDAVAGYQRAQGDLAGRLVEALAGARTITAAGTAGWEVDRVLTPLPELRRHGVRTWRVLAGASARGALLNPLLQLAVVAVGGWSLSAGRLTPGELLAALQYAAIGAGLGAAISAVNTAVRVRAGCARAAEILDEPARRHGARDLPPGSGRLELCGVDVRGDDGEPLLDRVDLRVPGGTLLAVVGPSGAGKSLLAAVAGRLRDPDAGEVRLDGVPLPQLTPAALGRAVGYGFERPVLVGDTVGAAVGCGDDPVPLTRAAQVHDVVRLLPERYRTPLAGLALSGGERQRLGLARALRAERLLILDDATSSLDTVTEHRVVDAITGPHDRRTRVVVSHRVGTAARADLVAWVDGGRVRAVAPHEVLWDDPAYRAVFRS from the coding sequence ATGACCCCCGCCGACCGGCTCGCGCTTCGCGCCGTGGCCTTCGCCGGATGGTGGACACCGTCGTTGGCGGTGCTCGCCGTGGTCGAGGCCGCTGCCGAACTGGCGCTCCCCGCCGTCCTGGGGCGCGCCGTGGACGCCGTGGTCGGCGCCGCCCCGCAGTCGTCGGCCGACAGGTGGATCGCGGTGGTCGCCGCGCTGGTGCTGGTGCTGATCGGCACGCGGGCGGCAAGCGACTTCGGCGACGGCGTGGCCGGGGCCCGCTCGGTCGCCGCGCTGCGGCACGCCCTGGTCCGGCACCTCTTCACGCTCGACCCGCGCACGGTGGCCCGCCGACCGGTGGGCGACCTGGTCGGCCGCCTGGTCGGGCAGGTCGCCGACGCCGGGCAGGCCGCCCCGACGGTCGTGCTGGCCGGCAGCGTGCTGCTGCCACCGCTGGGCAGCCTGGTCGCGCTCACCCTGCTCGACCCGTGGCTCGGCCTGACCTTCGTGGTCGGCCTGCTGCTCCTGGCGCTGCTGCTGCGGCGTTTCGTCAGCGAGGCGTCCGACGCGGTCGCCGGCTACCAGCGGGCCCAGGGGGATCTGGCCGGGCGGCTCGTCGAGGCGCTCGCCGGCGCGCGGACCATCACCGCCGCCGGCACCGCCGGGTGGGAGGTCGACCGGGTGCTCACCCCGCTGCCGGAGCTGCGCCGGCACGGCGTACGCACCTGGCGGGTGCTGGCCGGGGCGTCCGCCCGGGGCGCGCTGCTGAATCCGTTGCTGCAACTGGCGGTCGTGGCGGTCGGCGGCTGGTCGCTGTCGGCCGGTCGGCTGACCCCGGGCGAACTGCTCGCCGCCCTCCAGTACGCGGCGATCGGCGCGGGGCTGGGCGCCGCGATCAGCGCCGTGAACACCGCCGTCCGGGTCCGCGCCGGCTGCGCCCGGGCCGCCGAGATCCTCGACGAGCCGGCCCGCCGGCACGGCGCCCGCGACCTGCCGCCCGGGTCGGGCCGGCTGGAGCTGTGCGGCGTCGACGTCCGTGGCGACGACGGCGAGCCGCTGCTCGACCGGGTCGACCTGCGGGTGCCCGGTGGCACGCTGCTCGCCGTCGTCGGGCCGTCCGGCGCCGGCAAGTCCCTGCTCGCCGCCGTGGCCGGCCGGCTGCGGGACCCGGACGCCGGCGAGGTACGCCTGGACGGCGTACCGCTGCCGCAGTTGACGCCGGCGGCGCTGGGTCGGGCGGTCGGCTACGGCTTCGAGCGGCCCGTGCTCGTGGGCGACACGGTCGGCGCGGCGGTCGGCTGCGGCGACGACCCGGTGCCGCTGACCCGGGCGGCGCAGGTGCACGACGTGGTGCGGCTGCTGCCCGAGCGCTACCGCACGCCACTCGCCGGGCTGGCCCTGTCCGGCGGGGAGCGGCAGCGGCTCGGCCTGGCCCGCGCGCTACGGGCCGAACGGCTGCTGATCCTCGACGACGCGACGTCCAGCCTGGACACCGTCACCGAGCACCGGGTGGTGGACGCGATCACCGGCCCGCACGACAGGCGTACCCGGGTGGTGGTCAGCCACCGGGTGGGCACCGCCGCCCGCGCCGACCTGGTCGCCTGGGTCGACGGCGGCCGGGTGCGGGCGGTGGCGCCGCACGAGGTGCTCTGGGACGATCCGGCCTACCGGGCGGTGTTCCGGTCGTGA